A genome region from Polyangiaceae bacterium includes the following:
- a CDS encoding DUF1566 domain-containing protein, whose amino-acid sequence MSRPSRHFNRIFIIAAWAVAASWANHGHADAPDGHYTLNTETVYDTKTKLTWERPISAGMVTWADANTHCANLNIEGKAWRLPSMKELQTIADRTRAKPAIDPTAFPDTPTTPITPFWTSSPWAKAPATEVWIVDFTVGSSSYSGVVANVAHVRCVSE is encoded by the coding sequence ATGAGCAGACCTTCCCGTCATTTCAATCGGATATTCATCATTGCCGCTTGGGCCGTCGCTGCGTCTTGGGCCAATCACGGCCATGCCGATGCTCCTGACGGCCATTACACCTTGAACACCGAAACCGTTTACGACACGAAAACGAAGCTGACATGGGAACGACCGATTTCTGCGGGTATGGTCACCTGGGCCGACGCCAACACCCATTGCGCCAACCTCAACATCGAAGGTAAAGCTTGGCGTTTGCCCAGCATGAAGGAATTGCAAACCATCGCAGATCGAACGCGGGCGAAGCCGGCCATCGACCCGACGGCCTTTCCAGACACACCCACGACGCCAATCACGCCTTTCTGGACGTCGTCGCCGTGGGCAAAGGCACCTGCAACCGAGGTGTGGATCGTCGACTTCACCGTTGGCTCCTCGAGCTACAGCGGTGTGGTGGCGAACGTGGCCCATGTTCGGTGCGTGAGCGAATGA
- a CDS encoding N-acetyltransferase codes for MSHDAQRPLISRAKPPTLPRVLEVRVHESIREVPEDAWNALRGVSEAPFLSWAFLDALERTGCVRPEVGWMPHHLTFHDGDRLVGAAPVYLKGNSEGEFVFDHAWANAAHRAGIQYYPKLIVAIPFTPATAPRLFIADGQDELTLARALAEALRRIVDKIEVSSAHVLFPSPEQASLLAQTGLAERYGIQFHWKNHGYVTYDDFLGRFSSKRRNQWKRERREMAAQNIEIETLCGKDITPEIVDIAYRFYTSTVNKFYWGRQYLNRAFFEEIVDKLGDGVEVVMARHEGRPIAGAWNFVGKDALFGRYWGAIEDRPFLHFNVCYYHSIEQCILRKLGRFEPGAGGEHKMSRGFEPTITHSLHHIQDPRLDAAVRNYLPNEREVLAREVQNPEIAFR; via the coding sequence ATGAGCCATGACGCTCAGCGCCCCTTGATTTCCCGAGCCAAACCACCGACACTGCCCCGGGTGCTGGAAGTCCGCGTTCACGAATCGATCCGCGAAGTGCCCGAAGACGCTTGGAACGCCTTGCGTGGCGTCTCCGAAGCGCCGTTCCTTTCATGGGCGTTCCTCGACGCGCTCGAACGAACGGGTTGCGTTCGTCCCGAGGTCGGATGGATGCCGCACCATCTGACGTTTCACGACGGGGATCGCCTGGTTGGCGCAGCGCCTGTGTACCTCAAGGGCAACAGCGAAGGCGAATTCGTGTTCGATCACGCTTGGGCCAATGCGGCGCATCGAGCAGGGATTCAGTATTATCCCAAGCTCATCGTCGCCATTCCATTCACGCCTGCGACGGCGCCTCGTCTATTCATTGCAGATGGTCAAGACGAGCTCACGCTCGCCCGTGCACTTGCAGAAGCATTACGGCGCATCGTCGACAAGATCGAGGTATCGAGCGCGCATGTACTTTTTCCTTCGCCGGAGCAAGCATCGCTTCTTGCGCAGACCGGTTTGGCCGAGCGGTACGGCATTCAGTTTCATTGGAAAAACCACGGATATGTAACGTACGATGATTTCTTGGGGCGTTTTTCGTCGAAGCGGCGCAATCAATGGAAGCGGGAGCGACGGGAAATGGCTGCGCAAAACATAGAAATCGAAACGTTGTGCGGCAAAGACATCACGCCGGAGATAGTCGACATTGCATACAGGTTTTACACGAGCACCGTGAATAAGTTTTATTGGGGCAGGCAATACCTGAATCGCGCGTTCTTCGAGGAAATCGTGGACAAACTCGGGGACGGCGTCGAGGTCGTGATGGCTCGTCACGAAGGCCGGCCCATTGCAGGTGCGTGGAACTTCGTCGGAAAGGATGCGCTGTTTGGCCGTTACTGGGGCGCCATCGAAGACCGGCCATTCCTCCATTTCAACGTTTGTTATTACCACTCGATCGAGCAATGCATTTTGCGCAAGCTCGGTCGGTTCGAACCTGGCGCCGGCGGTGAACACAAGATGTCGCGTGGGTTCGAGCCGACAATCACCCACAGTCTCCACCACATCCAAGATCCACGGCTCGACGCTGCCGTTCGAAACTACCTGCCGAATGAGCGCGAAGTGCTGGCGCGCGAGGTGCAGAACCCTGAGATCGCGTTTCGATGA
- a CDS encoding STAS domain-containing protein — protein sequence MADRPSITINDVPIVWDPPAGDVSFFGLSSVLFWANPSMFRLLEPLVEEIGVDLFRMLVAHSSSLGTDEDYNSMVTVLGSNFVEGFLAWGKAVSTAGWGSFEMPFFDIESCTAEVRVINPWELRMQKAGGRLWGCPFLQGKVIGILGHALGQRCWADEEVDVDSDPPVVTFSVRAWDRTLDEELQRLRAEQIRAAEARLTAQVETATAELREKHRELDEKEALIRSLSSPILQVWDGVLVVPVVGALSETRAELLNAKLLQRVVDQMASHVVLDLTGLDSVDNQVAERLGSTVTALKLLGTECSVVGLSPEFARRAVELDVSFGGVRVLRTLADALRDVVGLKRAQPNAAARKAKR from the coding sequence ATGGCTGACCGCCCCTCCATCACGATTAACGATGTACCGATCGTTTGGGATCCGCCCGCCGGCGATGTTTCCTTCTTCGGGCTCTCGTCCGTTCTGTTTTGGGCCAACCCGTCGATGTTCCGCTTGCTCGAGCCTTTGGTGGAAGAGATCGGCGTCGATCTTTTCCGCATGCTCGTCGCGCATTCGTCCAGTCTGGGAACCGATGAAGACTACAACTCGATGGTGACCGTGCTCGGCTCGAATTTCGTCGAGGGGTTTCTGGCGTGGGGCAAGGCGGTGAGTACGGCGGGGTGGGGATCCTTTGAAATGCCGTTTTTCGATATCGAGTCTTGTACGGCCGAAGTGCGCGTAATCAATCCCTGGGAATTGCGCATGCAAAAGGCAGGCGGGCGGCTTTGGGGCTGTCCGTTCCTTCAAGGCAAAGTCATTGGCATTCTCGGCCATGCGCTGGGGCAACGCTGCTGGGCCGATGAAGAGGTCGACGTGGATTCCGACCCGCCCGTGGTGACGTTTTCCGTACGCGCGTGGGATCGGACGCTCGACGAAGAATTGCAGCGGCTGCGGGCCGAACAAATTCGCGCTGCCGAAGCACGGCTGACGGCGCAAGTGGAGACGGCCACGGCGGAGCTGCGCGAAAAGCACCGAGAGCTCGACGAAAAAGAAGCCCTCATTCGTTCGCTATCTTCACCCATTCTGCAAGTATGGGACGGCGTGCTCGTGGTCCCCGTCGTCGGTGCATTGTCCGAAACGCGTGCAGAACTGCTGAATGCGAAGCTGCTTCAGCGGGTCGTGGATCAAATGGCCTCGCACGTCGTGCTCGATTTGACGGGCCTCGATTCCGTCGACAATCAAGTCGCCGAACGGCTCGGCTCGACCGTGACCGCCTTGAAGCTCCTCGGCACCGAATGTTCCGTCGTGGGGTTATCGCCCGAATTCGCGCGTCGCGCGGTAGAGCTCGATGTTTCATTTGGCGGGGTGCGCGTCCTGCGAACGCTCGCCGATGCCTTGCGTGACGTCGTGGGGCTGAAGCGAGCTCAACCGAACGCGGCGGCGCGAAAGGCGAAACGCTGA
- a CDS encoding AAA family ATPase: MSAFIPGIGESDFRNFREAGFGYVDKSFFISDMLADPALALRFPRPRRFGKTINLSMLRYFLGKSKEDLSHLFEGLAVTRDAKAMQHFQRHPVISVSFKDVKADTLSGTMAGIHAQLMTALIEHRYLLDDPRIDPTLARLIRRVLDGEVTHDELPYVFQWLSQALHAHHGERVVILIDEYDTPVQSGYMYDFFDKIVLFFRSFFSACLKDNPALFKGVLTGILRVSKENMFSGLNHIMAYSIIDTNYSTVFGFTEDEVAAIIPPERLQDVRDWYNGYIFGGHVIYNPWSILNYIREGLLKPYWVNSGSSDLIDYLAAKLGLGLTKVSEALLQGEAIDMPIDSNIALRDIDKNEDALWNFLLFAGYLKPVQFELVAGRYYGKLAIPNREVKLVFEDMFRNWLYKAAPSRDYIDDLVQAIFAGDAETIQEILEDMFLRILSYQDAAGRQPEKLYHGLILGLLVHLENEYDVRSNRESGRGRADVLIRPKTPGNPGVVMEFKVLRRSETPEQALVHAAKQVRDRKYAEDVRASGASVVHEYAMVFDGKRAWVRKVEALLDAAP, translated from the coding sequence ATGAGCGCGTTCATTCCGGGCATTGGCGAGTCGGACTTCCGAAACTTCCGCGAAGCGGGTTTTGGTTATGTCGACAAGAGCTTCTTCATCAGCGACATGCTCGCCGACCCGGCGCTCGCGCTGCGCTTTCCAAGACCTCGGCGGTTCGGCAAGACAATCAACCTGTCGATGCTCCGGTATTTCCTCGGCAAGTCCAAGGAGGACCTGTCGCACTTGTTCGAGGGCCTGGCGGTCACGCGTGACGCGAAAGCGATGCAGCATTTTCAAAGGCATCCGGTCATTTCGGTCAGCTTCAAGGACGTCAAGGCGGATACGCTGTCCGGAACGATGGCGGGCATTCATGCTCAATTAATGACGGCGCTCATCGAACATCGTTACCTGCTCGACGATCCGCGTATCGATCCAACGCTCGCCCGACTCATTCGCCGCGTGCTCGATGGCGAAGTGACCCATGATGAGCTCCCGTATGTATTCCAGTGGCTTTCCCAGGCGCTTCATGCGCATCACGGCGAACGGGTGGTCATTTTGATCGACGAATACGACACGCCGGTGCAATCGGGCTACATGTACGACTTCTTCGACAAGATCGTCTTGTTCTTCCGCAGCTTCTTTTCTGCGTGTCTCAAAGACAATCCGGCCCTGTTCAAAGGTGTGCTGACGGGTATCTTGCGGGTGTCGAAGGAGAACATGTTTTCGGGCCTCAATCATATCATGGCGTATTCGATCATCGACACGAACTACAGCACGGTGTTTGGGTTCACCGAGGACGAAGTGGCGGCCATCATTCCGCCGGAGCGATTGCAAGACGTGCGCGATTGGTACAATGGGTACATCTTTGGCGGGCACGTCATTTACAATCCCTGGTCGATTCTCAATTACATCCGTGAAGGCTTGCTCAAACCCTATTGGGTCAATTCGGGTTCCAGCGATCTCATCGACTACCTCGCGGCCAAGCTTGGCCTCGGCTTGACGAAAGTATCCGAGGCGCTCTTGCAAGGCGAAGCGATCGACATGCCGATCGATTCGAATATCGCGCTGCGGGACATCGACAAGAACGAAGATGCGTTGTGGAATTTTTTGTTGTTTGCGGGGTATTTGAAGCCGGTACAGTTCGAATTGGTGGCCGGCCGATATTACGGCAAGCTGGCCATTCCCAATCGGGAAGTGAAACTGGTTTTCGAAGACATGTTCCGCAATTGGCTGTACAAGGCGGCGCCGTCGCGCGACTACATCGATGATCTGGTGCAAGCTATTTTTGCGGGCGATGCGGAGACGATCCAAGAGATCCTCGAGGACATGTTCTTGCGCATCTTGTCGTACCAGGACGCTGCAGGACGCCAGCCAGAAAAGTTGTATCACGGCTTGATCTTGGGATTGCTCGTGCATTTGGAAAACGAATACGATGTGCGCTCGAATCGGGAATCAGGGCGGGGACGAGCGGATGTGCTGATACGCCCGAAAACGCCGGGCAATCCGGGGGTGGTCATGGAATTCAAGGTGCTCAGGCGGAGCGAAACGCCCGAGCAGGCACTCGTGCACGCGGCCAAGCAGGTACGGGATCGCAAGTATGCCGAAGACGTGCGGGCATCGGGGGCATCAGTCGTGCACGAATACGCGATGGTCTTCGACGGGAAAAGGGCGTGGGTGCGCAAGGTCGAAGCTTTGCTCGACGCGGCACCGTAG
- a CDS encoding protein kinase, with translation MHVAPQVGSILLGKYRVERVLGKGGMGFVVAARHEHLGELFAIKMMLPEALMYPDARERFMREARSAARLKGEHVARVHDVGTLEDGSPYMVMEHLTGDDLSAILDKRGALPVSEAAFYAYQACEAVAEAHALGIVHRDLKPSNMFLTCRPNGTPCVKVLDFGISKDLDPNKVGPALTKTGTIIGTPVYMAPEQMANNKMTDARSDIWSLGIILHELVTGEVPFIAESMTELVTKVLTNAPVPPSHVRPGIPREFDAIVLRCLEKQPHRRFASVPDLMAALHPFISSNWSHAPSGLPPPPAYSRPDHVDMATVKEQRPVAPGPQAMGVPIGPHGLPRLNVTNATTAAQPLPFGANLPYVPTVATPLQSEPIAPARSQGFSAPAPAPRQTDGAWGGPNGTSSGNRGKTWLVAGLAVGAIIAVGLTGWVVALSTASDDPVVVRSTVPPENLAPVVSAMPMATVERVVEEPVAEPQESVAKPQESVGVAPSAPIPTTHKAVETKPPVTKPPTSKVPDF, from the coding sequence ATGCATGTAGCGCCGCAAGTTGGCTCGATCCTGCTCGGCAAGTACCGTGTCGAAAGGGTGCTCGGCAAAGGTGGGATGGGGTTCGTCGTCGCCGCTCGGCATGAACACTTGGGCGAACTCTTCGCCATCAAAATGATGCTGCCCGAAGCGCTCATGTACCCCGACGCCCGCGAGCGTTTCATGCGCGAGGCTCGTTCGGCCGCACGTTTGAAAGGCGAACACGTCGCTCGCGTCCACGACGTCGGAACGCTCGAAGACGGCTCACCGTACATGGTCATGGAACACCTCACGGGTGACGACCTCAGCGCCATCTTGGACAAACGCGGCGCATTGCCCGTCAGCGAAGCTGCCTTCTACGCGTATCAAGCATGCGAAGCCGTTGCCGAAGCGCATGCCCTCGGGATCGTCCATCGCGACTTGAAACCTTCCAACATGTTTCTCACGTGCAGGCCCAATGGTACGCCATGCGTGAAGGTCCTCGACTTTGGCATCTCCAAGGACCTCGACCCCAACAAAGTCGGTCCTGCCCTCACAAAAACCGGCACCATCATCGGAACGCCCGTGTACATGGCCCCCGAACAGATGGCCAATAACAAAATGACGGACGCTCGAAGCGACATCTGGTCTTTGGGCATCATCCTCCACGAGCTCGTCACGGGCGAGGTTCCATTCATCGCGGAAAGCATGACCGAGCTCGTGACGAAGGTGCTCACGAATGCGCCTGTGCCTCCGAGCCATGTACGCCCGGGCATTCCACGCGAATTCGATGCCATCGTATTGCGCTGTTTGGAAAAACAACCCCATCGCCGATTCGCCTCGGTGCCCGATTTGATGGCGGCATTGCACCCGTTCATATCATCAAATTGGTCCCACGCCCCCTCGGGCCTCCCACCTCCACCCGCGTATTCGCGCCCTGATCACGTGGACATGGCAACCGTCAAGGAGCAGAGACCGGTCGCGCCAGGTCCACAAGCTATGGGAGTTCCCATAGGTCCGCACGGATTGCCGCGCCTCAACGTCACGAATGCAACGACTGCCGCGCAACCCCTACCTTTCGGAGCCAATTTGCCGTACGTGCCGACAGTCGCCACGCCGCTGCAATCCGAACCCATCGCACCGGCAAGGTCACAAGGTTTTTCCGCGCCAGCACCAGCGCCAAGACAAACCGATGGAGCATGGGGTGGCCCGAATGGCACATCTTCGGGCAATCGAGGGAAAACGTGGCTCGTGGCTGGTCTCGCGGTCGGTGCGATCATCGCCGTGGGCCTGACCGGATGGGTCGTGGCGCTCTCTACCGCATCCGACGACCCCGTGGTCGTGCGATCGACTGTGCCGCCCGAGAATCTCGCGCCTGTCGTGTCCGCAATGCCAATGGCAACGGTTGAGCGAGTGGTGGAAGAACCCGTGGCCGAACCGCAAGAGAGCGTCGCAAAACCACAAGAGAGTGTTGGGGTCGCACCGTCGGCGCCGATCCCAACGACGCACAAAGCCGTCGAGACAAAGCCGCCGGTGACGAAACCGCCGACCAGCAAAGTTCCCGACTTCTGA
- a CDS encoding OPT/YSL family transporter: protein MSETDKAVDANEVVETNQGETAEDKAQGAPTAAPPDEGPLFQRAPVTAAEIEQGKPIELSPDAVGQLSEEEWYAQAYRGGAAQLTVRAIAMGSGLGFLLAFTNLYVGLKTGWHLGVSITAAILSFTIWGAFVRVGIAKTHMTILENNCMASTASAAGYATGGTMVSAIPALLMLSITPERPEGTHLPWAVLAAWTFFLALLGTVLAIPMKRNMINQERLRFPTGTAAATTLKSLYSEGVATATKQAITVATAPSIAGAVRAQPITAVEAAGAKGRALMTAAAISSFIPLLKDLDLLKLNAFKGLAASLGAVDAAGKLTRTALVPGQTPIFDWLPTVTAGGKAKAWSSWNVVLDHGVALVAAGALVGVRITLSMIAGGLILIAVLAPMGLFESWVNPLGQSVLAVTAPGKAWKEIGLWFGAPMLVSSGILNFALQWKTIVRAFQGFGKAARDGGSHGDVEVPMHWFTVGGTVATIGIVGIAWKFFDVPPHLGILAVFLTFVLALVACRATGETDITPTGAMGKIMQLIYGGLIPQSATANLMTAGITAGASSASADLLTDLKSGYLLGANPRRQFIAQLLGIVPGTIATTIGFFILVPRAQVLVGDNPAFPAPAAQQWKAVAEIFKVGIGNLHPFARETIVVGIVVGIVLVLAERLLPKYKKYLPSATGVGLGFILPFYYCLAMFLGAVVGAVVAKQGKKYDDMIIPVASGLIAGESIIGVIVQALNNFVLN, encoded by the coding sequence ATGAGCGAGACCGACAAGGCCGTCGACGCGAACGAGGTCGTCGAAACGAACCAGGGGGAAACCGCAGAAGACAAGGCCCAAGGGGCGCCTACTGCCGCTCCTCCCGACGAAGGTCCGCTCTTTCAGCGAGCTCCGGTGACGGCAGCGGAGATCGAACAGGGCAAACCGATCGAGCTGTCGCCCGATGCCGTCGGACAACTGTCCGAAGAGGAATGGTACGCCCAAGCGTACCGCGGAGGCGCCGCGCAACTCACGGTGCGCGCCATCGCGATGGGCAGCGGTCTCGGATTTCTCCTTGCCTTCACCAACCTTTACGTCGGTTTGAAAACAGGCTGGCACCTCGGTGTGAGCATCACCGCGGCCATTCTGTCGTTTACGATTTGGGGAGCGTTCGTCCGGGTTGGTATCGCTAAGACCCACATGACGATCCTCGAGAACAATTGCATGGCATCGACCGCGTCGGCCGCAGGATATGCCACGGGCGGTACGATGGTGTCGGCAATTCCGGCGCTTTTAATGCTCAGCATTACGCCGGAAAGGCCGGAAGGGACGCACTTGCCGTGGGCGGTGCTTGCCGCATGGACCTTTTTCTTGGCGCTGCTCGGTACGGTCCTCGCCATTCCGATGAAGCGCAACATGATCAATCAAGAACGGCTGCGTTTCCCGACGGGAACGGCGGCTGCAACGACGTTGAAAAGCTTGTACAGCGAAGGTGTCGCGACTGCTACGAAACAAGCTATCACGGTTGCTACGGCACCAAGTATCGCAGGTGCTGTTAGGGCACAACCTATCACAGCTGTGGAGGCTGCTGGTGCCAAAGGCCGAGCGTTGATGACAGCCGCTGCCATTTCCAGTTTCATTCCGCTGCTCAAGGATTTGGACCTTTTGAAGCTCAATGCTTTCAAAGGTTTGGCCGCGTCGCTCGGAGCTGTCGATGCCGCCGGCAAACTGACGCGTACGGCGCTCGTTCCAGGACAAACGCCCATTTTCGATTGGCTCCCAACGGTCACGGCTGGTGGCAAGGCCAAAGCGTGGTCGAGCTGGAACGTCGTTTTGGATCACGGCGTAGCGCTCGTCGCCGCCGGTGCGCTCGTGGGCGTTCGGATAACGCTATCCATGATTGCGGGTGGGTTGATTCTCATCGCGGTGCTCGCGCCGATGGGCCTGTTTGAATCGTGGGTGAATCCGCTTGGTCAATCGGTGCTCGCCGTGACGGCCCCGGGTAAAGCGTGGAAAGAAATCGGATTGTGGTTCGGCGCTCCCATGCTCGTTTCGTCGGGCATTCTCAATTTCGCGCTGCAATGGAAGACCATCGTGCGCGCATTTCAAGGGTTTGGCAAAGCCGCTCGTGATGGGGGATCGCACGGCGACGTGGAGGTCCCGATGCATTGGTTCACGGTGGGCGGGACCGTGGCCACGATTGGCATCGTGGGCATTGCATGGAAGTTTTTCGATGTTCCGCCGCACCTCGGCATTCTTGCTGTATTCCTCACGTTCGTCCTGGCGCTCGTTGCATGTCGCGCAACGGGTGAAACCGACATCACGCCGACCGGCGCCATGGGCAAGATCATGCAGCTCATCTATGGCGGATTGATTCCGCAGAGCGCCACGGCAAACTTGATGACGGCGGGCATTACCGCGGGCGCATCGAGCGCGAGCGCCGACCTCTTGACGGATTTGAAATCGGGCTATTTGCTCGGAGCAAACCCTCGACGCCAATTCATCGCCCAATTGCTCGGTATCGTTCCCGGAACGATTGCGACGACGATTGGCTTTTTCATTCTCGTTCCCCGCGCGCAGGTGCTCGTGGGAGACAACCCGGCATTTCCCGCGCCCGCTGCACAACAATGGAAAGCCGTTGCGGAAATCTTCAAAGTTGGTATTGGCAACCTGCATCCGTTCGCTCGCGAAACGATTGTCGTCGGCATCGTCGTGGGTATCGTGCTCGTGCTCGCCGAACGCCTCTTGCCCAAATACAAAAAATACCTGCCGTCAGCAACCGGCGTGGGCCTTGGCTTCATCCTGCCGTTCTATTACTGCCTCGCGATGTTCCTCGGTGCGGTCGTCGGCGCGGTGGTTGCCAAGCAGGGCAAAAAGTACGACGACATGATCATCCCGGTCGCTTCCGGGCTCATCGCGGGCGAAAGCATCATCGGGGTCATCGTGCAGGCGCTCAACAATTTCGTGCTGAATTGA